The proteins below come from a single Tenuifilum thalassicum genomic window:
- the rnc gene encoding ribonuclease III, whose product MLKFLSKPFRQLTIPASDREFYRSLKHILGYSPDNLEIYKLALIHRSASVIISPGQKFDNERLEYLGDAVLDAIVADFLFGEFPSGDEGFLTKMRSKIVSRNSMNQLAVSIGLPNLIMVSNGALNHQKYIYGNALEAIVGAMFIDKGFKFTSDVVINNFLRQHINLDELQAIEHDYKSKLLEIAQKHHVKVTFDTHAINTEKQSPHFEAILFWDENEIGRGSGNSKKEAEQGASKQGIDWLEKNILSNSDE is encoded by the coding sequence GTGTTAAAGTTTTTAAGCAAACCATTTCGACAGCTTACCATTCCGGCAAGTGATAGAGAATTTTACAGAAGTCTAAAACATATTTTAGGGTATTCCCCCGATAATTTGGAAATTTACAAGCTGGCCTTAATACATAGGTCAGCTTCTGTTATTATTTCACCTGGTCAAAAATTTGACAATGAACGTTTAGAGTATCTGGGTGATGCTGTACTTGATGCCATTGTTGCCGATTTCCTTTTTGGGGAATTTCCAAGTGGCGATGAAGGGTTCCTTACCAAAATGCGCTCAAAAATAGTGAGTCGCAACAGTATGAACCAACTTGCTGTTAGTATTGGATTACCTAACCTAATAATGGTTAGCAACGGAGCTCTGAACCATCAGAAATATATTTATGGCAATGCTTTGGAAGCTATTGTTGGCGCAATGTTTATTGATAAGGGTTTTAAGTTTACTAGCGATGTAGTAATTAATAATTTTTTACGCCAACACATTAATCTTGATGAACTACAAGCTATAGAGCACGACTATAAGAGCAAGTTACTTGAAATAGCCCAGAAGCACCATGTTAAAGTTACGTTCGACACCCACGCTATAAATACTGAGAAACAATCACCACACTTTGAGGCCATATTATTTTGGGATGAGAACGAAATAGGGCGCGGTTCTGGAAACTCCAAAAAAGAAGCAGAGCAAGGTGCATCGAAGCAGGGTATTGACTGGCTTGAAAAAAATATCTTAAGTAATTCAGATGAATAG
- a CDS encoding tetratricopeptide repeat protein, protein MYKKIAFLLLFFAISSLNAISSTSKSKVDSLLKKVEYYRIKNHDSAVIVARKALALVDSIQEPLLAAKIYYSLGYAYYNRNDFELALENFRKSLEIAEKVNDFKLQALLHNRMGNVFQLKSYYNQSIDEYKKALDLNYKIGDKVEVARTLVNVGTVFTITGNFPIALQYMLDALEIFEQAEEMEGMAWTSLSISRLFSRLEINERALQYAENALNLYRRLENKTGITLTQTELANIYYQLGIYDKALDLLNKIVYENVANGNLHAQAANYLLMGIIYFDKGNYERAEHFLNQSLELKQNVNDSIDIAKLNRYLGEVEFKKGNLAKGLNLLKTALTDAQKHKITTDLRDIYFSLSQAEKKMGNYQTAFNYFTKYSELKDSVNAGQIAKLEMQYDFEKREREQELITRQREVVQQAKLERQRLATMLISIALVLSLALVAVVFWFYREKKKTNQLLVLQNAEILRQKSEIENQKHEIEAQRDLAERQRDQIAEQQKQITDSIRYASRIQSAVLPSDQHISACLTDYFVFYQPKNIVSGDFYWVTHLTDGRLAIAVADCTGHGVPGAFMSMLGITLFKELTSTQHFENAADVLYRLRRLVISSLNQSFDDSESHDGIDMGLLIVNKENRVADYAGGYFPLFVARKDSNEVPNHFKLFDSKDGVNFLEVKGDKMPIGHHLLGERHFTNYRFKIFETDLFYLLSDGYSDQFGGPKNTKFMMANLKRLLLDIQHLPLEKQKEVLRERFEEFKGNQKQVDDILVMGFRI, encoded by the coding sequence ATGTATAAAAAGATAGCGTTTCTTTTACTGTTTTTTGCTATTTCTTCATTGAATGCTATTTCTTCTACTAGCAAAAGCAAAGTTGATAGCCTGTTAAAAAAAGTAGAATATTACAGGATAAAGAACCATGATTCAGCAGTTATTGTTGCACGTAAAGCATTAGCACTGGTCGACTCAATTCAGGAGCCTCTACTTGCTGCCAAAATTTACTATTCGCTTGGTTATGCATATTACAATAGAAATGATTTTGAACTAGCTCTCGAAAACTTTCGGAAGTCCTTAGAAATTGCCGAGAAAGTTAATGATTTCAAACTACAAGCTCTTTTGCATAACCGAATGGGGAATGTATTTCAGCTTAAAAGCTATTACAATCAGTCTATTGATGAGTACAAAAAGGCTCTAGACCTAAATTACAAGATAGGAGATAAAGTTGAGGTTGCCCGTACATTGGTTAATGTGGGTACCGTTTTTACAATTACTGGTAACTTCCCCATCGCATTGCAGTACATGTTAGATGCCCTTGAGATATTTGAACAAGCCGAAGAAATGGAGGGAATGGCTTGGACTTCGCTCAGTATCTCCCGTTTATTTAGCCGTTTAGAAATTAATGAAAGAGCTCTTCAATATGCCGAGAATGCTCTTAATCTGTATCGCAGGTTAGAAAATAAGACTGGTATTACACTTACACAAACAGAACTTGCTAATATCTACTATCAGCTTGGTATTTACGACAAAGCGCTTGACTTACTTAATAAAATTGTTTACGAGAATGTTGCTAATGGTAATTTACACGCTCAAGCAGCGAACTACCTGCTTATGGGGATTATCTACTTTGATAAGGGAAATTATGAGAGAGCCGAGCATTTCCTTAACCAGTCGCTTGAACTGAAACAAAACGTAAACGATAGCATTGATATTGCAAAACTAAATAGATATTTAGGTGAGGTAGAGTTCAAAAAGGGTAACCTAGCCAAGGGCCTTAATCTTCTTAAGACAGCTCTTACCGATGCACAAAAACATAAAATTACTACCGATTTAAGAGATATTTATTTTAGCCTCTCACAGGCAGAAAAGAAGATGGGAAACTATCAAACTGCTTTTAATTACTTTACAAAATATTCCGAACTTAAAGATAGTGTTAATGCTGGGCAGATTGCAAAGTTAGAGATGCAATACGATTTTGAGAAGCGAGAGCGAGAACAAGAACTAATAACACGCCAACGCGAGGTTGTACAGCAAGCCAAGCTAGAAAGACAAAGACTAGCAACTATGCTTATATCCATTGCTTTGGTTTTAAGTTTGGCATTAGTTGCTGTTGTTTTTTGGTTTTATAGGGAGAAAAAGAAAACCAATCAGTTGCTGGTTTTGCAGAACGCAGAGATTTTAAGGCAAAAATCAGAAATAGAGAATCAAAAACACGAGATTGAGGCCCAACGCGATTTAGCTGAAAGGCAGCGCGACCAAATTGCAGAGCAGCAAAAACAGATAACCGATAGCATACGCTATGCTAGCAGAATACAGTCTGCTGTTTTGCCTTCAGATCAACATATATCAGCATGTTTAACCGATTATTTTGTTTTTTATCAGCCTAAGAACATAGTTAGTGGCGATTTTTATTGGGTGACACATTTAACTGATGGCCGACTTGCAATTGCCGTTGCCGATTGTACGGGGCATGGTGTTCCTGGTGCCTTTATGAGTATGTTGGGCATTACGCTTTTTAAGGAGTTAACATCAACACAACATTTTGAAAATGCTGCTGATGTGCTTTATCGTTTAAGACGTTTGGTAATTTCCTCATTGAACCAATCTTTTGATGATAGTGAATCACATGATGGTATCGACATGGGGTTATTGATTGTAAACAAAGAGAATAGGGTTGCCGATTATGCTGGTGGATACTTCCCGCTTTTTGTAGCTAGAAAGGATAGCAATGAGGTTCCCAATCATTTCAAATTATTCGACTCTAAAGATGGAGTTAACTTTCTTGAGGTTAAAGGCGATAAGATGCCTATAGGGCATCACTTACTTGGTGAGCGCCACTTTACCAACTATCGTTTTAAGATTTTCGAAACGGATTTGTTTTACCTGCTTTCCGATGGTTATTCCGATCAGTTTGGTGGCCCTAAAAACACTAAGTTTATGATGGCAAATTTGAAAAGATTACTACTGGATATACAACATTTGCCTTTGGAAAAGCAAAAAGAAGTTTTACGAGAACGATTCGAGGAGTTTAAAGGTAATCAGAAGCAGGTAGATGATATACTAGTAATGGGCTTTCGAATTTAG
- a CDS encoding GAF domain-containing protein, which yields MKFDIFKNLRIGAKLLIGVLSTSILIMIAIGLVIGFRINRIARDNAIKIAQTEAQKSANQLKSELDLDMGFSRALAHSLYIYPKFDTVLLDSVFYNIVKNQVENNSRYLTVWYTIELWSFRPNYNKTYGRRSITAYLNEAGFGIDLEYKNLSGDDITSNYYASKTCNCEMLLDPYTFTYGGKEVLATSLSVPIRVNGKFAGLGGVDISLEKFQNDIEAIKPYVGTTVTLVSGDGRIIANTDKELSKEFFNSIYPELEEKYQVTQKIKEKSNTIFFNNVNGEEYLNVLSIVEVGNSPNAWGLLLSMPLSEIVKDARKSVLYTILVFLFGIILQALAIWYVSTKISKPIKQTTALLNTIAEGDIDINKKIRIKTGDEIEEMANSANKLIEGLTHTEKFAREIGEGKLDTNFKLLSEKDKLGKALIEMQQSLIRAKELEEKRKEEEKQQNWATQGMALFGEVLRRNNDNIKELSYHIVKNLVEYTKSVQGGIFILNENEPNNPVLEMTACYAFNRRKMIEKSVLPNEGLVGRCFVEKKTILLKDIPKDYIKITSGLGEDNPNCLLIVPLIDNDKVQAVIELATFTSYQKYQIEFIEKLGSSIASTLANVKINIRTAQLLAQTQQQAEEMKAQEEEMRQNLEELTATQEEMEKIKAQEIENERRRYEQEKAFIEQLKQKNQELVQKQEELEWEQIMFKALMNALPARISFKDKDCKYIRINETKRKALNLNSIDDIINKSDFDIFGKEHFERTFKEDNDVMQSGEAILNQDEFIRFKDGTVSWGNTSRIPLKNKSGEIVGILVITLDVTEKKNFAFELELANKVNDTLISEYPALIYKIDKNGIIQTCKGKLLETLNLKEENLIGKSIHKVFPEVPTLEDSEINDDGLIISNSPSNNNKNLELKHIIFRNKSTYNGYMGMVFNVK from the coding sequence ATGAAATTTGATATATTCAAAAACTTACGGATTGGAGCCAAGCTTTTAATTGGTGTACTTTCCACCTCAATACTAATAATGATAGCTATAGGTCTTGTTATAGGATTTAGAATAAATAGGATTGCCCGTGACAATGCAATAAAAATAGCCCAAACCGAGGCCCAAAAATCGGCCAACCAGCTTAAATCAGAACTCGATTTGGATATGGGTTTTTCTCGTGCCCTTGCTCATTCTCTATATATCTATCCTAAATTCGACACAGTTCTGCTCGATTCTGTTTTTTATAACATCGTTAAAAATCAGGTTGAAAATAATTCACGATATCTAACAGTATGGTATACCATAGAGCTATGGTCGTTTCGCCCTAACTATAACAAAACATATGGCCGGCGTTCTATAACCGCTTATCTGAATGAGGCAGGTTTCGGAATCGATCTGGAATATAAAAATCTTAGTGGCGACGATATCACTTCAAATTATTACGCATCAAAAACATGCAACTGTGAGATGCTGCTAGACCCATACACTTTTACCTATGGAGGCAAAGAGGTTCTTGCCACGAGTTTAAGTGTTCCCATTAGGGTTAATGGGAAATTTGCTGGTTTAGGTGGTGTGGATATATCTCTTGAAAAATTTCAAAACGATATTGAAGCCATAAAACCCTACGTGGGAACCACAGTCACACTTGTTTCAGGGGATGGCAGGATTATTGCCAATACCGACAAGGAGCTCTCGAAAGAATTTTTCAACAGCATCTATCCCGAACTTGAGGAAAAATACCAGGTAACCCAAAAAATAAAAGAAAAGAGCAATACCATTTTTTTCAACAATGTAAATGGTGAGGAATATCTAAATGTTCTTTCAATTGTAGAGGTGGGGAACTCTCCCAATGCCTGGGGTTTGCTCCTATCCATGCCATTATCGGAAATTGTTAAAGATGCTCGAAAATCGGTCCTTTATACCATTTTGGTATTTCTATTCGGCATAATCCTACAGGCACTAGCCATATGGTACGTATCGACCAAAATCTCAAAACCCATAAAGCAAACCACGGCGCTACTTAATACCATAGCTGAAGGCGATATCGATATTAACAAAAAAATTCGCATTAAAACCGGCGACGAAATAGAGGAGATGGCCAATTCAGCCAATAAACTTATTGAAGGACTTACTCATACCGAAAAGTTTGCCCGAGAAATTGGCGAAGGGAAACTTGATACTAACTTTAAACTCTTAAGCGAGAAGGATAAGCTAGGCAAGGCTTTAATTGAAATGCAACAAAGCCTTATTCGTGCTAAGGAGCTAGAGGAAAAACGCAAAGAAGAAGAGAAACAACAGAACTGGGCAACTCAAGGCATGGCCCTATTTGGCGAAGTGTTGCGAAGAAACAATGACAATATCAAAGAGCTTTCCTATCATATTGTTAAAAATTTGGTAGAGTATACCAAGTCGGTTCAAGGAGGAATTTTTATTCTCAACGAAAACGAACCCAATAACCCTGTTCTTGAAATGACTGCCTGCTATGCTTTCAACCGCAGGAAAATGATTGAAAAGTCAGTTCTCCCTAACGAAGGATTGGTAGGCCGTTGCTTTGTTGAAAAGAAAACCATCTTGTTAAAAGATATCCCTAAGGACTATATTAAGATAACCTCAGGCTTAGGTGAAGATAATCCTAATTGCCTCCTCATTGTTCCTCTTATCGATAACGATAAAGTTCAGGCAGTTATTGAACTGGCAACATTTACTTCGTACCAAAAATATCAAATTGAATTTATTGAAAAGTTAGGGTCAAGCATTGCTTCAACTCTTGCCAACGTTAAAATCAACATTCGTACCGCTCAGCTCTTAGCTCAAACCCAGCAGCAAGCCGAGGAAATGAAGGCACAGGAAGAGGAGATGCGTCAAAATCTTGAAGAGCTTACCGCTACCCAGGAGGAGATGGAAAAAATTAAAGCTCAGGAAATTGAAAATGAACGCCGCAGATATGAACAGGAAAAGGCATTTATTGAACAGCTAAAACAGAAAAATCAGGAGCTTGTCCAAAAACAGGAAGAGCTGGAGTGGGAGCAAATCATGTTCAAGGCCCTTATGAATGCATTACCTGCTAGAATCTCATTCAAAGACAAAGATTGTAAGTATATAAGAATCAACGAAACAAAGAGAAAAGCTCTTAACCTTAACAGCATTGATGATATTATTAACAAATCGGATTTCGATATATTTGGAAAGGAGCATTTTGAAAGAACTTTCAAAGAGGATAACGACGTAATGCAATCGGGTGAAGCCATTTTGAATCAGGATGAGTTCATCCGGTTTAAAGACGGAACCGTATCGTGGGGCAATACAAGCAGGATACCTTTAAAAAACAAATCGGGTGAAATTGTGGGTATCCTTGTTATAACACTCGATGTTACCGAAAAGAAAAACTTTGCATTTGAGCTAGAACTTGCTAACAAAGTTAACGATACCCTGATTTCGGAATATCCTGCGCTTATTTATAAGATTGATAAGAACGGCATTATCCAAACATGTAAGGGTAAACTTCTTGAAACCCTCAATCTAAAAGAGGAAAATTTAATTGGTAAAAGCATACATAAAGTGTTCCCCGAAGTGCCAACGCTAGAAGACAGTGAAATTAATGATGATGGATTAATTATTTCAAACTCTCCATCAAACAACAATAAAAATTTAGAGCTTAAGCATATTATCTTTAGAAACAAATCAACCTATAATGGTTACATGGGAATGGTTTTTAATGTGAAGTAA
- a CDS encoding HYC_CC_PP family protein, which produces MKKVLSILLSTIVLLSHLSLTVGTHYCHNKAIESKIIMGNTHLGCGMEIKDESHNSPSSNEMIITNPKCCYNTYQIIQSTEEFVHNSYLPDLQIDFFIAIVQQVQSIKIYSAVAEKIGLILTPPPLIEKDIQVLFQSFLN; this is translated from the coding sequence ATGAAGAAAGTATTATCCATATTACTATCAACAATTGTACTTCTCAGTCATCTATCATTGACTGTTGGAACTCATTACTGCCATAACAAGGCTATAGAGTCCAAAATAATAATGGGTAATACACACTTGGGGTGTGGAATGGAGATAAAGGATGAATCTCACAATTCTCCTAGCTCCAATGAAATGATTATTACTAACCCCAAATGTTGCTATAACACTTACCAAATCATACAATCAACCGAAGAGTTTGTCCATAATTCATATTTACCCGATTTACAAATTGATTTTTTTATTGCCATTGTTCAACAAGTACAATCGATAAAAATCTATTCAGCAGTAGCTGAAAAGATTGGTCTAATTTTAACTCCTCCCCCATTGATTGAAAAGGACATACAAGTTCTTTTTCAATCTTTTCTTAATTGA
- a CDS encoding efflux RND transporter permease subunit, which yields MLNKIVKYFLNNRLVTILVLIGLVTWGIVTSPFGWQIGGLPSDPVPVDAIPDIGENQQIVFTPWTGRSPQDIEDQITYPLTTYLLGIPGVKAIRSSSIFGFSSIYIIFNDDVDFYWSRTRILEKLNSLPSGLLPNGVQPSLGPDATALGQVYWYTIEGRDKNGNPTGGWDLHEIRTVQDFYVKYALNSTDGVSEVASIGGYVREYQIDVNPDALKAYNIPLHKVMQAVRKSNRDIGAKTVEINLAEYLVRGLGYVKSVEDIEKAVVAVHDNVPIRVKNIANVTLGPATRRGALDKDGAEVVGGVVVARYGANPLQVINNVKEKIKEISPGLPKKTLANGVESQLTIVPFYDRSQLIYETLGTLEEALSLEILITILVIIVMIYNLRASVLISSLLPIAVLMVFIAMRYFGVDANIVALSGIAIAIGTMVDLGIILSENIVKHIEEAPPGQNLLTTVYNGSAEVSSAILTAVSTTIVSFIPVFTMQAAEGKLFVPLAFTKTFALTAALIVSLIILPTLAYWFFGFKIKKENHKKWFNTLLVVAGISGLFLNNAWAGILLFLFGIIPFIKPSITNRWGNIRFVGKIIDNIELILVVVGVTWLLAKYWLPLGAGKSTFLNFIFVSILVGFILGFFSLIQISYKRILSWCLRNKVKFLLIPTFLIFLALNIWLGFSNIVGFVAKSTDALGWNIRTTYVWSKLAHTFPGIGKEFMPSLDEGSFLLMPTSMPHSGFEYNRKVVGQLDMLLTNIPEVDLTVGKLGRVESALDPAPISMYENIINYKPEYALDTKGHRKRFKTDKNGNFILKNGDTLSNDAILSKHLSEKDLIPDEDGSYFRNWRAHIKSTDDIWKEIVAATKIPGVTSAPKLQPIETRLVMLQTGMRAPMGIKVYGPNLNTIEDFGLKLENILKQVPSVKAEAVFADRIVGKPYIHLKINRDKISRFGLNVEDVQQTIETAIGGMTISSTVEGRERYPIRVRYPRELRDNPESLGSVLIPTPTGAQLPLRELVDIEYVRGPQAIKSENTFLVGYVLFDKKDGYAEVDVVNDAQNLIQQKIDAGELVVPSGVSYKFSGSYENQVRAEKRLSIIVPIVLIIIFLILYFQFKSVSTSFMIFSGIALAFSGGFILLWLYGQGWFLNFSIFGTNIRELFQMGTVNLSVAVWVGFIALFGLATDDGVLIGTYLDQSFKRNLPKTVEEIRSAVIEAGQRRIRPAVMTTTTTIIALLPVLTSTGRGADIMFPMAIPSFGGMIMASITYYLVPTLYSMRMEYQLKKQKS from the coding sequence ATGCTAAATAAAATTGTTAAGTATTTCTTAAATAACAGGCTAGTTACCATACTTGTACTAATTGGTCTTGTTACATGGGGTATTGTTACCTCACCTTTTGGATGGCAAATTGGAGGTTTGCCAAGTGACCCGGTACCTGTTGATGCAATACCCGATATCGGGGAAAACCAACAGATAGTTTTTACCCCCTGGACCGGACGCTCACCTCAAGACATTGAGGACCAAATAACATATCCATTAACAACCTATCTTCTGGGCATACCGGGTGTAAAGGCAATCCGAAGCTCGTCAATTTTTGGGTTTTCAAGTATCTACATAATTTTCAACGATGATGTTGACTTTTACTGGTCTCGGACACGAATACTGGAGAAGTTAAACTCACTTCCTTCGGGTCTACTACCAAATGGTGTACAACCATCGCTAGGACCAGATGCCACTGCATTAGGCCAGGTTTACTGGTACACTATCGAAGGAAGGGATAAAAATGGGAATCCTACAGGTGGATGGGACTTACATGAGATACGTACCGTTCAGGACTTCTACGTAAAATATGCTCTAAACTCAACCGATGGTGTTTCCGAAGTTGCTTCAATTGGTGGTTACGTTCGTGAATACCAAATAGACGTGAACCCCGATGCATTAAAAGCGTACAATATACCATTGCATAAAGTAATGCAGGCCGTTCGGAAATCGAACCGCGATATTGGAGCCAAAACCGTTGAAATAAACCTTGCAGAATACCTTGTCCGTGGTTTAGGCTACGTTAAAAGCGTTGAAGATATAGAGAAAGCGGTTGTTGCGGTTCACGATAACGTACCCATAAGAGTAAAGAATATTGCTAATGTTACCTTGGGTCCGGCAACACGTAGAGGCGCATTAGACAAGGATGGTGCTGAAGTGGTAGGTGGTGTTGTAGTTGCACGTTATGGTGCAAACCCATTACAAGTTATAAACAATGTCAAGGAGAAAATAAAAGAGATATCTCCCGGCCTTCCCAAGAAAACATTAGCTAATGGTGTGGAAAGCCAGCTTACCATAGTTCCTTTCTATGATAGGTCTCAACTCATATACGAGACCCTTGGAACACTTGAGGAGGCACTCTCTTTAGAGATACTCATTACAATTCTTGTCATTATTGTAATGATATATAACCTCCGCGCCTCAGTTCTTATTTCAAGCTTACTACCCATAGCTGTACTAATGGTTTTTATTGCCATGCGCTACTTTGGTGTTGATGCCAACATTGTGGCTCTATCAGGTATTGCCATTGCAATAGGTACAATGGTCGATTTAGGAATAATCCTATCCGAAAACATAGTCAAACATATCGAAGAAGCTCCACCTGGTCAAAATCTTTTAACCACCGTTTACAATGGCTCAGCCGAGGTTAGCTCTGCAATTCTTACTGCCGTTTCCACCACAATTGTCAGTTTTATTCCCGTTTTTACCATGCAGGCCGCCGAAGGAAAACTTTTTGTGCCACTGGCTTTTACAAAAACTTTTGCATTAACAGCCGCACTTATTGTATCGCTAATCATTCTTCCAACATTAGCCTACTGGTTCTTTGGCTTTAAAATTAAAAAAGAAAACCATAAAAAATGGTTTAATACATTACTTGTTGTAGCCGGGATATCAGGATTGTTTCTTAACAACGCCTGGGCTGGTATCCTTCTGTTTCTATTTGGAATCATCCCATTTATCAAACCAAGTATTACTAATAGGTGGGGCAACATTAGGTTCGTTGGTAAAATAATTGATAATATTGAGCTGATTTTAGTGGTTGTAGGTGTAACATGGCTACTTGCAAAATATTGGCTCCCTCTGGGTGCTGGTAAAAGCACTTTCCTAAACTTCATTTTTGTTTCCATTCTGGTGGGGTTTATTTTAGGTTTCTTCAGCCTGATCCAGATATCCTATAAGCGTATCCTTTCTTGGTGTCTAAGAAACAAGGTCAAGTTTCTTCTTATTCCTACCTTTCTAATTTTCCTAGCATTGAATATTTGGCTTGGGTTCTCTAATATTGTTGGTTTTGTTGCCAAATCAACCGACGCCTTAGGTTGGAACATACGCACTACCTACGTATGGTCAAAACTTGCTCATACATTTCCTGGAATTGGCAAAGAGTTTATGCCCTCACTCGACGAAGGGAGTTTTCTACTTATGCCCACATCAATGCCGCACTCGGGTTTTGAGTATAACCGCAAAGTGGTTGGGCAGCTGGATATGCTGCTCACCAATATTCCCGAAGTTGATTTGACTGTAGGAAAACTGGGACGAGTTGAATCGGCCCTTGACCCTGCACCAATTTCAATGTACGAAAACATTATTAACTACAAACCCGAATATGCTCTTGATACAAAGGGGCACAGGAAACGCTTTAAAACAGATAAGAATGGTAACTTTATACTGAAAAATGGCGATACTCTTAGTAATGATGCCATTCTTTCAAAGCACCTGTCTGAAAAAGACCTTATACCCGACGAAGATGGTAGCTACTTCAGGAACTGGCGCGCTCACATTAAATCAACCGATGATATCTGGAAGGAAATTGTAGCCGCAACCAAAATCCCGGGAGTAACATCAGCTCCAAAGTTGCAGCCAATCGAAACTCGGTTAGTTATGCTTCAAACCGGTATGCGAGCCCCTATGGGCATTAAAGTTTACGGGCCCAATCTCAATACAATAGAGGATTTTGGCCTAAAACTGGAAAATATTCTCAAACAAGTGCCTTCGGTTAAAGCAGAAGCTGTTTTTGCCGACCGCATTGTAGGAAAACCATACATTCATCTCAAAATTAACCGGGATAAGATTTCTCGTTTCGGGCTTAACGTTGAAGACGTTCAGCAAACAATTGAAACGGCAATAGGGGGAATGACAATATCTTCCACAGTTGAAGGACGAGAACGTTATCCTATCCGCGTTCGTTACCCTCGTGAGCTTCGCGACAACCCGGAATCGCTGGGCAGCGTACTTATCCCAACACCTACAGGCGCTCAACTACCATTAAGAGAGTTGGTTGACATTGAATACGTTCGAGGCCCTCAAGCCATTAAGAGTGAAAACACATTCCTTGTCGGCTATGTTTTATTTGATAAAAAAGATGGTTATGCCGAGGTGGATGTGGTTAATGATGCGCAAAATCTGATTCAACAGAAAATTGATGCAGGTGAACTGGTAGTCCCATCCGGCGTTAGCTATAAGTTTTCAGGTAGCTACGAAAATCAGGTTCGTGCCGAAAAAAGGCTAAGCATAATTGTTCCCATTGTTCTTATCATTATATTTCTAATCCTCTATTTCCAGTTTAAGTCTGTTTCCACCTCGTTTATGATATTTAGCGGGATAGCATTAGCTTTTAGCGGTGGATTCATCTTGCTATGGTTATACGGACAAGGTTGGTTTCTAAACTTTTCCATATTTGGAACTAACATCCGCGAGCTATTCCAAATGGGAACTGTTAACCTTAGTGTTGCCGTATGGGTTGGTTTTATTGCTCTCTTTGGTTTAGCTACCGACGATGGTGTGCTTATAGGGACATACCTTGACCAGAGCTTCAAACGTAATCTTCCAAAAACAGTTGAGGAAATTCGTTCGGCTGTAATTGAAGCCGGCCAACGACGAATCAGACCGGCAGTGATGACAACTACAACTACCATAATTGCCCTTCTCCCGGTTCTCACCTCAACCGGACGCGGTGCCGATATCATGTTTCCTATGGCAATCCCAAGTTTTGGTGGGATGATAATGGCTTCTATTACCTACTACTTAGTTCCAACGTTGTACAGCATGCGCATGGAATATCAACTTAAAAAACAAAAATCATGA